The sequence below is a genomic window from Betaproteobacteria bacterium.
GGCGCAGCTTCAGCCTGCCGACGGAGCAATTGCTCGAAATCATCGACGGCATGGAAATGGACCTCACCCAATCCCGCTACCTGGATTTCAAGGGCCTTTCCCTCTACTGCTACCGCGTCGCCAGCGTGGTCGGCCTGCTGGCCGCCGAAATCTTCGGCTATCGCGACCGCCAGACCCTCAAGTACGCCCACGATCTGGGCATGGCCTTCCAGCTCACCAACATCGTGCGCGACATCGGCGAAGACGCCCGCCGGGGACGCATCTACATCCCCATGGACGAGTTGAAGCAATTCAACGTCCCGGCGGCGGACATCCTCAATTCCCGCTACTCGGACAACTTCTCCGCCCTCATGGCCTTCCAGGTCGAGCGCGCCCAGCGTTACTACGAGCAGGCCTTCGCCCAATTGCCTGCCACCGACCGCAAGGCGCAGCGGCCGGGCCTGGTCATGGCCGCCATCTACCGCACGCTGCTCGCCGAAATCACCGCCGAGAACTATCAGGTGCTGCACCAGCGCATCGCCCTGACCCCGGTGCGCAAGCTCTGGATCGCCTGGAAGACCTGGATCTTCGCGTGAGGAACGCGCAGCACGCCCAAGGCACTGCCGGGGTCCCTTCAAACCGGTCCGGAACGCTGGCGCAGGCGGGAGGATCGGGGTGGGAACGGGGTTCTGCTCAATGACCCACACCCACCCGCCCGCACCGCGCCCCCAGGTCCGCACGCGGACACGAGCCCCAAGCCCGCGCCGAGCCTGTGAAATTTTTGGGCGCGCCCGAGCGGCGTGCCCAGGGGGGCACGATCAAGGCGCAATGCACAGCCATAGCTCGGACTATGGCGAGCACTGGCAACGCCGAGCGGGCGCAGTTGGGCATGACGAGCGGGGGTGAATGAAATTTTCACAGGCTCTCAGTTGAGGGTCGCCGTCGTCGGCGCCGGCTGGGCGGGGCTTGCCGCCGCCGTGGATCTCGTCACTGCCGGCGCCTCCGTCACCCTCTTCGAAGCCGGGCGCCAGCCCGGTGGCCGCGCCCGCCGCGCCGCCACCCGCGACGGCCCGCCCCTGGACAATGGACAACACCTCTTCCTGGGCGCCTACCGCGAATGCCTCGCCCTGATGCGCCGGGTGGGGGCCGAACCCGAAGTCCTCTTCGACCGGCGCCCCTTGCGGGTCAGCGACAACGCGGGCTTTTCCCTCGCCCTTCCCCGCCTGCCGGCGCCCCTCAACCTCGCCTGGGGACTCCTCGCCGCCCGGGGCGTCACGGCCCGGGAGAAACTGGCCACCGCCCTGTGGATGCAGGGCCTGAAGGCGCGCCAGTTCGTTCTCGCCGCCGACACCACCGTGGCGGATTGGCTGGACGCCGCCGGGCAGACCGGCGTCCTGCGCCGCCGCCTTTGGGAGCCGCTCTGTCTCGCCGCCCTGAACACCCCGGCCGAACGGGCCTCGGCCCAGGTTTTCGCCCATGTCCTGCGCGACAGTCTGGGCAGCCCACGGCGCGCCGACACCGACCTGCTCCTGCCCCGGGTTCCTCTCAGCGCGGTGTTCCCGGACCCGGCCGTCGCCTGGCTGGCGGCCCGGGGCGCCGAACTGCGCTTCGGACGGCGGGTGCGTGTTCTCGAGCCGGACGACGACCAGGTGCGCGTCGACGGGGAAGCCTTTGCCGGCGCCGTCGTCGCCGTCGCCCCGCAGCACCTGGCGGCCCTGCTGCCGCCGGCATCCCCACTGCCGGCCCTGGCCTTCGAACCCATCGCCACGGTCTATCTCGGCTACGACCCCGCCGTCGCCCTGCCTTTTCCCCTCATGGCCCTGGCCGGCGGCATCGGTCAGTGGGTGGTGGATCGCGGGAACGGCGTCCTGGCAGCTATCCTGAGCGGCCACGGTCCCTGGGAAGATTTGCCCGACGCCGATCTGGCTGCCGAGATGCACCGCGAAATCGGCCTTCCCGAACCGCCGGCCTGGCACCGCACCCTGCGCGAACAACGCGCCACCTTCTCCTGCCGCCCGGGGCTCGCCCGGCTGCCTTGCCTCACCGCCCATCGCTCCGTCGTCCTGGCCGGAGACCACACCTGGGCCGAGTATCCTGCCACCCTGGAGGGCGCCGTACGCAGCGGGCGGGGAGCGGCGGCGGCCTTGGACCATGCGCTTCGTGCCGCATGAGATGGCCACAAGCCATGACCCTTTCCCCCTGCCCCTCACCCGCGACGCGGGAGAGGGAGTATTGGCGCAGCGCTGGAGGTGGCGCAGGGCAGCCCCGATCCGGGCGAATCGGATAACATATCGCCCCAGGCCCTTGCCCCGGAGTTCCGCTTGAAAGCCCTCCTTTCCTTCCTCTTTGCCGCTTGCGCCCTGGCCAACCCTGCCTCGGGCGGCGAAGTCTTCGCCACCGTCGATGCCCTGCACGGCGAAGCCCATGTCATCGACGCCGCCGGCGCCACCACGGCGCTCACCGTCGGCAGCACGGTGTACGAAGGGCAGACGGTGGTCACCCGCGCCCAGTCGGAACTTCACCTGGCCACCGCCGACGAGGGCTTCCTCGCCCTGCGTCCCAATACCACCCTCAAGGTGGACGCCTACCGTGCCGGCAAGGGAGACGACGATCGCATGCACCTCTCTCTGGTATCCGGTGCCCTGCGGTCCATCACCGGCTGGCTGGCCAAGTTCCGCCGTGACGCCTACCGTCTCAGGACGCCCACGGCCACCATAGGCATCCGCGGCACCGACCACGAAGTCCTTGAACTGGACACGGCTTCAGGCAGCCACGAGGCCGGCGTCTATAACCGGGTATACGAAGGCGCCACGGTGATTCTCTCGGACCACGGCGAGATCGAGGTCGAAGCCGGCCGGGTCGGCTTCCTGCCGCGGGATCGGCGGGCAGCGGGCCGCCTTCTGCAGGAGATTCCCGACCTCTTCCAGGACCGCCCGCTCAAGATCGAGCAGCGCATCGCCCAGCGCAAGGAAGCCCTGGCCGACGCCATGGAGCGGGTGCGGGAAAAGCGCGCCCGGGCCCGGGATGCCGCCGGGGACGACGACAACGCCCGCGACGGGCGGCCCCGCGTGAATCACCGCATGATCCGCAAATTCAAGCACCGCAACGACTGAAACCCATGCACGCCTCCCTTTCCTCCCGCTGGGCGCCCCTCGTCGCCCTGGCCCTGCTCGCTGGCGCCGCCCGCGCCGAAATCAGCACCGAAGCACGACTCGGTACCGGACCCGAGCGTTACCGTTCCTACCAGTTGGGGGCCTCGGCCGATCTGCCGCTGCTCCCGGTCAATATCGACGTCAAGCGCTTCGTCGCCTACAGCCAGGGGACGCAGATCGCCGACGAGAAGTCCGCCGGTCTCAACTGGACCCCCACGGACTGGCTCCTGGCCAGCGCGCACCATCGCGACACCCAGGGCGACATTCTCAACACCCGTGGCGAGGATTACGCCCTTTCGGTCAACATCGCCCCTCTGTGGAAGGGCACCCTCGGCACCCATATCGATCTGGGTTACGGCACCCTGGACTACCGGGCCGCCATCGGCCGCCCCCTGGTGCGCCGCGCCCTCAACCGGCGCCTGCCGCAACTGGACCGGGAAAGCGTGGGCATCGCCCAGGATCTGGGCGAAACCTGGGGCCTGTCCTTCAACGTCGAGCGCTACCGCTACGACAAGGATCCGGTGGACGTCGCCCGCGGCATCCTGCGCCGGGTGCGCCGCCCCAACAATACGGTCTTCGAACTGGTCAGTTTTCCTGACCGCGCGGCCGGCCTGGGGCTGCACTGGCAACCCGACGAGCGCTGGTCGG
It includes:
- a CDS encoding FAD-dependent oxidoreductase → MFTGSQLRVAVVGAGWAGLAAAVDLVTAGASVTLFEAGRQPGGRARRAATRDGPPLDNGQHLFLGAYRECLALMRRVGAEPEVLFDRRPLRVSDNAGFSLALPRLPAPLNLAWGLLAARGVTAREKLATALWMQGLKARQFVLAADTTVADWLDAAGQTGVLRRRLWEPLCLAALNTPAERASAQVFAHVLRDSLGSPRRADTDLLLPRVPLSAVFPDPAVAWLAARGAELRFGRRVRVLEPDDDQVRVDGEAFAGAVVAVAPQHLAALLPPASPLPALAFEPIATVYLGYDPAVALPFPLMALAGGIGQWVVDRGNGVLAAILSGHGPWEDLPDADLAAEMHREIGLPEPPAWHRTLREQRATFSCRPGLARLPCLTAHRSVVLAGDHTWAEYPATLEGAVRSGRGAAAALDHALRAA
- the hpnD gene encoding presqualene diphosphate synthase HpnD, producing the protein MDFHRYCQEKCAASGSSFYYSFLFLPAERRRAIMALYAFCREVDDVVDECHDPAIAATKLVWWRQEVGRVAEGKAQHPVGLALQDVGRSFSLPTEQLLEIIDGMEMDLTQSRYLDFKGLSLYCYRVASVVGLLAAEIFGYRDRQTLKYAHDLGMAFQLTNIVRDIGEDARRGRIYIPMDELKQFNVPAADILNSRYSDNFSALMAFQVERAQRYYEQAFAQLPATDRKAQRPGLVMAAIYRTLLAEITAENYQVLHQRIALTPVRKLWIAWKTWIFA
- a CDS encoding FecR domain-containing protein; amino-acid sequence: MKALLSFLFAACALANPASGGEVFATVDALHGEAHVIDAAGATTALTVGSTVYEGQTVVTRAQSELHLATADEGFLALRPNTTLKVDAYRAGKGDDDRMHLSLVSGALRSITGWLAKFRRDAYRLRTPTATIGIRGTDHEVLELDTASGSHEAGVYNRVYEGATVILSDHGEIEVEAGRVGFLPRDRRAAGRLLQEIPDLFQDRPLKIEQRIAQRKEALADAMERVREKRARARDAAGDDDNARDGRPRVNHRMIRKFKHRND